One part of the Solanum dulcamara chromosome 3, daSolDulc1.2, whole genome shotgun sequence genome encodes these proteins:
- the LOC129881799 gene encoding uncharacterized protein LOC129881799: MTEEVVSSTITTTNNNNNKSPINDNIVNQPQFVVKEKKKQGAFSFLKAASLKLRRRSLDLKQQKFSPEAVPPDDSKGENWKKLVGSMRPLHLQDNQSPPSPHDPLPPPVKSTSLPVEFSEHFSSPYSPSPSTSSVGTMSQYASANNLQELYGENNINDDNEEEEDPDQVFDAIGGDDMIDAKAENFIAQFYEQMRLQK, encoded by the exons ATGACGGAAGAGGTAGTCAGCTCCACAatcaccaccaccaacaacaacaataataaatctCCGATCAATGACAATATTGTCAATCAACCGCAATTTGTTgtcaaggaaaagaaaaagcaGGGTGCTTTTAGCTTTCTCAAAGCTGCATCGCTCAAGCTTCGTCGTCGTTCTCTCGATCTAAAGCAACAAAAATTTTCCCCG GAAGCGGTGCCCCCTGACGATTCAAAGGGGGAAAATTGGAAGAAGCTTGTAGGTTCCATGAGGCCTTTACATCTCCAAGACAATCAATCACCACCGAGTCCTCATGACCCACTACCACCACCGGTGAAATCTACATCACTGCCTGTCGAATTCAGTGAACATTTTTCATCGCCGTACTCTCCATCCCCATCAACGTCCTCTGTTGGCACCATGAGTCAATATGCTTCAGCAAATAATCTACAAGAACTCTACGGTGAGAACAACATCAACGACGACAATGAGGAGGAGGAAGATCCTGACCAGGTATTTGATGCCATTGGAGGAGATGACATGATTGATGCAAAGGCAGAGAATTTCATTGCTCAATTTTACGAACAAATGAGGCTTCAAAAGTGA